A window of Thermoanaerobaculia bacterium contains these coding sequences:
- a CDS encoding transketolase — protein sequence MTDTAPHPVAENHGPVLTRASVLADYRLGWESRHASLIGRREVLTGKGKFGIFGDGKELAQLAMARAAQPGDFRSGYYRDQTFMLAVGELTLDQFFAQLYADADPVREPASAGRQMNAHFATRLRDADGAPLDITARVQSAADMSPTAGQMPRLVGLGHASRLYRELPGLADGGFEKFSRGGNEIAFGTIGNASTAEGHFWETVNAIGVLRAAVLLSIWDDGYGISVANEHQICKSDLSEMLSGFGRKPDCGEGFELYRVRGWDYPALVDTYLAAAERVRRDHVPAIVHVAEVTQPQGHSTSGSHERYKSTERLAFEVEFDGLRRMRAWMLAEGIAGESELDAIERESATAAREAQRRAWDAYQEAIGVDKRVFTDLAGKVARQAGDPAAIEALVKSLDRMHPVLHRNLQTSAHEILIATLGDASAERAALARWTQEHRLENEERYGSHLRASGSRSPLEIAPVAALYDEESPVLNGFEVLNACFDEALARMPNLVAFGEDVGHLGDVNQGFLGLQKKYGALRVSDTGIREQTIMGQAIGLALRGIRPIAEIQYLDYVLYGLQTLSDDLASLSWRTAGAQVAPVIVRTRGHRLEGIWHSGSQMGGLLHLTRGIWLCVPRNMTQAAGMYNTLLAADDPAIVVEVLNGYRHKERLPANVGSFRVPLGVPETLREGRDVTVVTYGACCPIVEEAAVLLAKTGVEIEIIDVQTLSPFDREDRIIASLRKTNRLVIVDEDVPGGASAWLMQQIVERMGGFWWLDAPPVTVTGREHRPAYGSDGDYFSKPSRDEIFRAIYGLMRDAAPNRYPSLF from the coding sequence ATGACCGACACCGCCCCCCATCCCGTCGCCGAGAACCACGGCCCCGTCCTCACCCGCGCGAGCGTCCTCGCCGACTACCGGCTGGGCTGGGAGAGCCGTCACGCCAGCCTCATCGGCCGGCGGGAAGTGCTCACCGGCAAGGGCAAGTTCGGCATCTTCGGTGACGGCAAGGAGCTCGCCCAGCTCGCCATGGCGCGCGCCGCGCAGCCGGGCGACTTCCGCTCGGGCTACTACCGCGACCAGACCTTCATGCTGGCGGTGGGCGAGCTCACGCTCGACCAGTTTTTCGCCCAGCTCTACGCTGACGCCGACCCGGTGCGCGAGCCGGCCTCCGCCGGCCGCCAGATGAATGCCCACTTCGCCACCCGTCTGCGCGACGCGGACGGCGCGCCCCTGGACATCACTGCCCGCGTCCAGAGCGCCGCCGACATGTCCCCCACCGCCGGCCAGATGCCCCGCCTGGTGGGGCTCGGACACGCGTCGCGGCTCTATCGCGAGCTGCCCGGTCTGGCCGACGGCGGCTTCGAGAAGTTCTCGCGCGGCGGCAACGAGATCGCCTTCGGCACGATCGGCAACGCCTCGACCGCCGAGGGGCATTTCTGGGAGACGGTCAACGCCATCGGTGTGCTGCGCGCTGCGGTGCTGCTGTCGATCTGGGACGACGGCTACGGCATCTCGGTCGCCAACGAGCACCAGATCTGCAAGAGCGACCTTTCCGAGATGCTCTCCGGATTCGGGCGAAAGCCGGACTGCGGCGAGGGTTTCGAGCTCTATCGCGTCCGCGGCTGGGACTATCCCGCTCTCGTCGACACCTACTTGGCCGCCGCCGAACGGGTCCGTCGCGACCATGTGCCGGCGATCGTTCATGTCGCCGAAGTCACGCAGCCCCAGGGCCACTCCACCTCCGGCAGCCACGAGCGCTACAAGTCCACCGAGCGCCTGGCGTTCGAAGTGGAGTTCGACGGCCTGCGCCGCATGCGCGCCTGGATGCTCGCCGAAGGGATCGCCGGCGAAAGCGAGCTCGACGCAATCGAGAGGGAGTCTGCGACGGCGGCCCGCGAGGCGCAGCGCCGGGCCTGGGACGCCTATCAGGAGGCGATCGGCGTCGACAAGCGGGTCTTCACCGACCTCGCCGGCAAGGTGGCCCGGCAGGCGGGCGACCCGGCCGCCATCGAGGCACTGGTGAAGTCGCTCGATCGCATGCACCCCGTCCTGCACCGCAATCTCCAGACCTCGGCACACGAGATTCTGATCGCGACCTTGGGCGACGCCTCGGCCGAGCGCGCCGCGCTGGCGCGCTGGACGCAGGAGCACAGGCTCGAGAACGAAGAGCGCTACGGCTCGCACCTTCGCGCGTCGGGTTCACGTTCGCCGCTCGAGATCGCCCCGGTGGCGGCGCTCTACGACGAAGAGTCCCCCGTCCTCAACGGCTTCGAGGTCCTGAACGCCTGTTTCGACGAAGCACTGGCGCGAATGCCCAACCTGGTCGCCTTCGGTGAGGATGTCGGCCATCTGGGCGACGTCAATCAGGGATTTCTCGGCCTGCAGAAGAAATACGGCGCGCTGCGGGTGTCCGACACGGGTATCCGCGAGCAGACGATCATGGGGCAGGCGATCGGCCTGGCGTTGCGCGGTATCCGGCCGATCGCCGAGATCCAGTACCTCGACTACGTCCTCTACGGCCTGCAGACGCTCTCCGACGACCTCGCTTCGCTCTCCTGGCGGACCGCGGGAGCGCAGGTGGCGCCGGTGATCGTGCGCACCCGCGGACATCGCCTCGAGGGGATCTGGCATTCGGGCTCGCAGATGGGCGGCCTGCTCCATCTCACGCGCGGCATCTGGCTCTGTGTGCCGCGCAACATGACGCAGGCCGCGGGGATGTACAACACGCTGCTCGCCGCCGACGATCCGGCGATCGTCGTCGAAGTCCTGAACGGCTACCGCCACAAGGAGCGCCTGCCGGCAAACGTCGGCTCCTTCCGCGTGCCGCTCGGGGTGCCCGAAACGCTGCGCGAGGGGCGCGACGTCACGGTCGTGACCTATGGCGCCTGCTGCCCGATCGTCGAGGAGGCAGCGGTCCTGCTGGCGAAGACCGGCGTCGAGATCGAGATCATCGACGTCCAGACGCTGTCGCCGTTCGACCGCGAGGACCGCATCATCGCCAGCCTGCGCAAGACGAATCGCCTGGTGATCGTCGACGAGGACGTCCCCGGCGGCGCCTCGGCCTGGCTGATGCAGCAGATCGTCGAGCGCATGGGCGGCTTCTGGTGGCTCGATGCTCCACCGGTCACGGTCACCGGCCGCGAGCATCGACCGGCCTACGGCTCCGACGGCGACTATTTCTCGAAGCCCTCGCGCGACGAGATCTTCCGCGCCATCTACGGCCTCATGCGCGACGCCGCTCCGAACCGGTATCCGTCGCTCTTCTAG